Within Rhipicephalus microplus isolate Deutch F79 chromosome 9, USDA_Rmic, whole genome shotgun sequence, the genomic segment atctatctatctatctatctatctatctatctatctatctatctatctatctatctatctatctatctatctatctatctatctatctatctatctatctatctatctatctatctatctatctatctatctatctatctatctatctatctatctatctatctacctatctatctatctatctatctatctatctatctatctatctatctatctatctatctatctatctatctatctatctatctatctatctgatgaAGACCAGCGAACTTCGCCTACTTTGGTGCGAAATTGTCTGACTGTGTGAGCTAAGTTCTCATTGCGTTGTCTAATCTTTCGTCGCAGTCTCCGGTGTTTTAACTTTCGAGTTTATCACATTACGTATGTGTGTACACAAGTATTAGTGCTGTCATAGTAACTACCATTACAGTGGTACTCATCTTAGATTTACTCTTAGTGAGAAGCTCTTAACTAATTATTATTAGCAGAAATGATACTGAAAGTGAGAGCAGCATCAATTCTAATAAGTTGTTTCCTTAGTAAATTCATAAAGTCACAATGCGGCCAAGCCGGCTTTCAAGGTGTCTAAGTAGACGGGCGGACTGATGCAGGAAACAGTCAGAAGCTTGCCTATATTTGGTACCACCATGTTAGTTAGCTGTAGAGGATGTAGCGTAAGATTTAATTAAACCGCACTGACAAGCAAAGATGCGCACAACAGGGCACATGTGCTGTGCGCATCTTtgctgtctcttttttctttcctcggTTTGTGCTGCAGTTCTCGACAGTTATAAGACTACTCTCACCTAAGGGCGCCCAGGCACCGTTCCAGCCTCCGGCCTACCGCGAACAGCGTCAGCAGTACGTAGGCCAGGTGGAAGACGCTGCCCACGTACAACGGCGGAAGCATGAACGGTCGCCAGACAGGAACATCAAAGGTAAGGGTCGCTCCTCCAAAGGCAGACGGCTCGGCGTACGGTCCGTACAAGTAGGCTGCCACGACCGAACACATAAATGCGTAGGTCACCGGAACCTTCGGCGCGGCAACGAGATACAGGTGACGCCGGGGATACGGCACGCTGCACGCAAATGCAGTGACAGCATACAGCCAAATTGAAAATAACGTGAAGGCATTACAACGAACTCGGCGCGGTAAATCGTTTACATGTGTCGAGCATACCCACTACATTTTAAGGTGGAAGCCTTacgcctcatcaaacgcgaaattgATGGTTTGCCTCAACACGAATGATGCAAATGTAATGACGTCACCGTATGACGTCACACATGAGCATAACCTGCTACGTTATCATGGTGCCACATATCTTGACGTCGCATGATGGCGTTGCCTGGTGAAAGGTggaccgatcacggaggcaacgTGCTAGCAACGTGCCAGAAAGCTAGTAACGATTCCGAACCTGGAGGCGGTGCAAAACAAATTAGAGTGGTGAAGAAAAAGCTTTAGGTGGGGGCGGGTAAGGATCAATACATCGATTGAAAAGAAAATCACTATGGCCTTAACAATCAAGGAGTCATATAAATGCACCAAGCATCGTTTGAGAGGTTTTCATTGAGAATTGAGCACATCTTATTTAATTGTATAATAGACGCACCATTAAATGTTTGACATCTTGCTTTAATATTACGcaaaataaacacatgaaaaTACCGAGGACCTCACCGTACGATGGCCACCATAGCGAGGCCGACAAATACGCCGATCACGATGGGCAGCAACGTCCTTTTCAGAGGCCGCCACGCGAACTCCAGATCGGCCGCCAAAAGCAGGAACCAGTGTGCGCCCGCCAAGTGCTCGTATTTTCCGTAGTGAAGAGTGGCGTCCGAGTAGCGACTGAAGCAGAACACTTGCAGCGCCACCACGACACCCGagaaagtgtgcgcgcacattgTGCGCAGGTAGGACTCGCGAGTGTACATGTACGCAATTTCGACGATGGCGGTGTTGGCCAGGCCGACGGCGAAGACTGTGACGACGAACAAGGCGGCAAAGTAGGTCGTGCCGAGGGCGGCTTCCAGCACGATGCCCTTGAAAAAGAAGGCCACCAGGTTTGACGCCAGGTGCCAAAAGTCCTCGTGATGAAACGCGGCGAACACGGCTCGCGACCAGTGGCCTTCGTCAACGATGGTCACGGCGCTGGCGCAACGCTCCGGGTAGTGCTTGTGAAGGAATCTCCAGTGGGCCAGTGCTGCGAGCCACATCAGCGTCAGTGTAGCCCACGGTATTCGAGGAGTGGCCAACACGTCCTCAAACTCGGGGACATCAGAAGAGAGCACGGTGGTGAATTTTTTGTCAGGGGTAGGCGGCGATTGAGGTCGCGGTGACCTCCAGAAAGAGACCGCCTTGGGACTAAGCGAAGCTTGACTGTGAAGGCCACCACCCGCTTGCATCGTCATGGACTGCGCCCTCTCAGCAGTGACGGCGCCGGACTCCGCTCTCTTGAAGAGTTCCTCAGAGTGTACGACCTTCGTCTGGGCCATGTCGGTGGCTCCTGGCGGAAGCGCGAAAGAAGTCCACATTCTGGAGACCCCCGCAGCCGAGACAGAGGGAGTCTGGTTACCGGGTGAGCTCCGCGACATGGGACTCCATGGTTCCTGGCCACAGCGAGTTGACGTCGCCCGAGACCATGAATCCAGTTGGTTCCGTCTTTTCGGAGAGTACTGTAGAGTGAGTGACCTGTAGGCACCGGTAGAGTCTTCTGGCGTCTGGGACGAGCCGTGCTCGTAGTTCGTGCGCGGCTTCGACATTTCGTTAGGAGACCAGAGCGTTCCGGATGGTTGGTGAGGCAGTGATGAGCTCGAACCAGCCGTCAGGTCGAGAGAACGCTGGGACACCCCACTTATCGAAAACTCCGGGGCCAGCTTTTGTTCGCCTGCCTTATGGCCTTCACTAGTTCCGGTGGGCTCGGTTGCTGCAGCTGATTCGACCATCTTTTCTTCTGCTGGGTGATGGCTCTCGCTTGTCTCTAGAGGCTCACCTTCTATAGCGTGAGCGAAGGGTTTTTCTTTCACCGAATGTTGACCCTCGCTAGTTCCTTCAGGCTCGGCTGCTACAAAAGAAGCAAACGGCTTTTGCTCCCGATGCTTGT encodes:
- the LOC142772228 gene encoding uncharacterized protein LOC142772228 encodes the protein MPSPRHGSVEDAPEKSPILQSASPSAVGAIPAAHPNSPTPVSRPDVTPDPTSTNAASNPGESKLAGSAGAAEPVGTIEGDRPEENPVGSVATVHSMRTSEGHRRVEEKPVGSAAAAEPFRTSEGHHSGEEKPVRFTVAGETLGTIQCHVREKEEPAGSMTASEPTGASEGHNPAQQKPVGSAAAAEPEGTSEGDNTGEQKSVDSAVASEPIRTSEGHHSAKEKLVGSAVAGETLGTSESRHAAEETTVGSTVAAERVETSEGQHPPEENPVGSAEAADLTETNESHHLAKKRVVGFVAAADPADTRESNKHREQKPFASFVAAEPEGTSEGQHSVKEKPFAHAIEGEPLETSESHHPAEEKMVESAAATEPTGTSEGHKAGEQKLAPEFSISGVSQRSLDLTAGSSSSLPHQPSGTLWSPNEMSKPRTNYEHGSSQTPEDSTGAYRSLTLQYSPKRRNQLDSWSRATSTRCGQEPWSPMSRSSPGNQTPSVSAAGVSRMWTSFALPPGATDMAQTKVVHSEELFKRAESGAVTAERAQSMTMQAGGGLHSQASLSPKAVSFWRSPRPQSPPTPDKKFTTVLSSDVPEFEDVLATPRIPWATLTLMWLAALAHWRFLHKHYPERCASAVTIVDEGHWSRAVFAAFHHEDFWHLASNLVAFFFKGIVLEAALGTTYFAALFVVTVFAVGLANTAIVEIAYMYTRESYLRTMCAHTFSGVVVALQVFCFSRYSDATLHYGKYEHLAGAHWFLLLAADLEFAWRPLKRTLLPIVIGVFVGLAMVAIVRVPYPRRHLYLVAAPKVPVTYAFMCSVVAAYLYGPYAEPSAFGGATLTFDVPVWRPFMLPPLYVGSVFHLAYVLLTLFAVGRRLERCLGALRFLLLAPTLLLAVSVLRDGLRFVTWKYQLAFWSTAPPPSPHSGDCFCGLVGTLLALKAVYHGLRPDAAYRLGSVCIQVSFWPGLLLELTHFMLHAREDAIYGHVIGALVGVAVSRLLRDRRWFGRLVPTVTVGGSVVGSSRDYPETPAPGID